TTGACTATCCCATCCATATATGAGTAGCTGACAAAGAAGCATACGATCCCATCTGGAACAACTGAAGCCATCTCCAACAGGAGCCTTCCATAATTCCTTACTACACCCAGATCACTTCTCATATCAAATTTGGTACTGACTGGAAGCTGATCACTGAAACAACAACCAGATTAACAATTAAGAAGATAACAAAACAGGTGAAGGAACAAATGCATCAAGCTCCTCTTTAAATAGCGAAACTAGAATAACAGGAATACCTGCCACGGGTAAGAACCATGGGGCATATACAATCTCTTGTTAAGGACATTGTAAAACTTCGACTAACAACAGGGTTGAAATTCAGAAGCCGGGGATACAGATCTATAGGGCTAAGTGTGCCTGATGTAATCACAACTGACTGAAACCTCTCGAACACTGGCCTTATGGCAAGAGAAGCATCATGGCAACAGAGCTGAAACATCATAGATAAACAAAAGTATGAAAATGTGATTGATCCACATAAGAGCCAAATAAATCTCGCGAACCATAGTACTAATTTTAATAGGTTTAAAACAGTAATTGGGTGGAAATATATCAGAACATCGCTAACCTGCAATACAGGATCCGGAATATGCGGCATTCTTTCATCAAATGGTTCAATTATGATGGAAAAACCACGAGCATATGTGCCCACAAGTGTGGCAAAATCACATATAGTTTGGATGTGTAGGAACTCATCAGTATCTGTAATTTCCAACGTCATCATCAATGAATGCAGCCGGTCATAACAGAATTTCAGTGTTTTCTGGTCAATTCCAGCATGGTTAAGAATGGAGGTAACAAAGCCTACAGGGCCTTCCTTCTCCACATTCTCAGTTTCCAAGCGTCCTTCAAGATATTGAACTAATCTACGTAAAACTTGCATAAAATGTTCAGCACGGCGTATATTTCCAGGTACAGCTTCCTTTAGTATATCATCAGGCAGTGCCGGATTTGCAAGCCAAGCATCCGTGGCTATGCCAAGAAAAGAAGTTTCGTTTAGTGATGACTGGTGGCGACATTAAGACGGTAAAAATAAAAAGCCTCACATTCCTACATACCTGGGAGGTCTCCTCTTAGTGCTAATCCCTCAACAAGCCTGTTGTATTCAGCACGAAGTCTACCGGCGTCAGTGGCCTTGAACCTTCCTACCAGTTCAAATAGTTAAGTGAATCCATATCAAATGCCAGCTATGGTTAGATAAGGCAACTAAAGCAACAATAGCACAATAATTGAAGGCAAGGGGCAGGGATTTCAAGCACCCATAGCAAAATTTAATGCATACAAAATACTTCACTTTTATTAATCAAGCCAGCAAATGAAAAGcagaaaaaatattttggacACTATACTATTATTCAGAAGTTGAACAATCACCAAAACAAAACCCTTCATCTTGTCATGTAAAAAAAATGGAGCCATATAACAAGACAGCAGGAGAAACGTAGAAATTAGAAGCAGTACATACTTGTCAATTTCCTGGCTCATTCTATGGAGATTTCTTCTAGCACCTTCAATAGTCTGCCTCCTCACACTCACACTAAGTGCTTCAATACACACATTATCAATATTATGAGCCTCGTCAAATACAACAACTGACTCTTTCTGCATTTCCTTAGATATTATGCCAGCTACCTTAGGATCAAGCAAATACTGATAGCTATACACCACTACATTGGCAAACTGCACCATATGTCGTGCCAAAAAATAAGGACACCACCCCTTTTCCTTCCCAAATATTCTCAGATCCTACAACCGCACGAAAAAAAATCCACAATTAATCACATCAGAAAGTCAAGTAAGTAAAAAAAGCACAATATTGCAGAACAGCTGAAAATGCAAAAGATTGAAATCTTCACTCAACTCAGCCACCACTTAGATTCTGAACATTAATAAGAATAGGCAACACtaaaaatcaaattctttttaGCCAACGGATCAGTAagcatcaaaacatgatcaaagtTGAACTTTACAATCAAAATCACCTAGCACCCGAACATTTTAGAATCATTGAACACTCCATACCGATCAAAATCCAACTTTTCAGGCAACATAAAAAACTCAGCACCAGGTAATATCCAAAACCAatcaaaaattgaaattttatcAGTTTACAAAAggttatataataaaaatttcaaagaGGAAACAGCATCCTAAAACTGCTCAAAATCAATCATGTCACCCCACCAAACTTAAATTCCTCTAAGTACATTTCACAGTCATTTAACACCTAACACTTCAAAACACAAAACATCACAAACAAGCCAATCCAAAATCCAAAAATCAAACCTTTAAGGGGGAAAGAGAAAAGAACCTGCAATGTATAAACACCAGGCGGAAGCACCGCAGCAGAGCCAGCCCTCTCGTACTGCTCGAAGAACTCGCAGGTAGGCACGGAGGTGTTCTCGGCGGCAAGCGCCCTAACCCAGCTGGCGGTCAATTTCCGGCAGCCAGCATCAACGGAATCCCTATTCTCCGCCGCAAGAACCCTCTGATTGACACAGAGGTTCTTCCTGGAGGACAATCCAAGCGCAAGAATCTTAGCTGCGGGACCAAGGTGGCGAATCTGGTAGTCATGGAGAAGCTTGAGTTCAGCAAGAGTCTTCTCCATCTCGTGAACGGTGCGCGTGCAATAGAGAAGCTTGAGAGGCGCGTGGGGCTTGGAGAGGACGTAGCTGGTGATGAGTGATAAGAGTGCGATGGTCTTGCCGGTGCCGGTGGGCATCTCGAGGAGGCAGTGTCCTTTTGCGTCGAGCGCTCTCTTGAGCTCAAGCATGTATGCGTATTGCTCCGGGTAGATGTTGTCGTAGGGGAAGTACACTGTTACGTCCTCTATTTGGAACTTCATCCTTCAAAGTTTCCGATTTTGTGTCaatgtgaagaagaagaagaggaagaagaaattgaagaaaTGAGAATGACGATGGGTTTTGAGGTTTTGAGCTTGTAGAATCGCTGTTTTCTCATCTCCGGTGCAGTGCTGCAGGGTTCCTGCACGGTGCAGGAATATGTTTTTATTTGGGTTACGGCCTTTTACGGTTGGGTTCATCAAAATGGGCCTATGCCCAAAAATCCaccatatttttatttttttctttttttataaataaaaaaataattattattataaaattaataattatataatttttaaatatttttttattcttcttttagttattaattttatttattttattttacaatattTGTAAGAAATGAtgtgatttattttttaaaataaagataattttattaataaatattattttgaacaattttattgaagttaaaaattaaaaaaaaaaagatagtaaaaaattatattataatttgactattttttatttgtatttaattttttaattattattttttagttaattttaatgaattttatttttcaaaaaaaaagagtaaagcGGGTTAGTCCACCAACCCACTAATCCGCCATAAAGTGGGGCAAGCTAATATTTTGAACCTATTTTAGTTGGCGGGACGGACCTAAGCGGGGCGGGGCAGATTAGAGCAGGCCGGCCCACTTTACTATCCCTAACTATCAGTATAAAACTGTTTTATAGATACATCTAATtacataatattatattaataaaaataattattttttattttaattatataaataattattaaaaaaacgtttataattatatgacagtgtaaaatattttaagatgaaaattaaactctttGACTTATTATGAAAGTAATACTAAAAGTTCTTGTATGCATATGACACCTCTGCGAGCAGTATGGTTTCTCCTATTGGAGAGTGGTGGCTACAACTTCTTGATAGTAATGAATAATGTTATCTGTATTAtttatgtaaatattttttttaatattaaaattattgatgtatcaataaaaaataagaagaaataataaatctatccattatattataaaaatatatatacttaaTGATTACCAAAcaataatgaaaaaataaatttttttaattataataatgaACATCATAATAGGCTACATTTATTGGACTTCTGAAAAATgacttaattttttaaaaaagataagtgTTGTGCTCTACATGATGTTTATGTAGCTAATTCAGTAATTCTCTTTGTAGAAATTCATGTCATTTACTTCTTCATCttagcttctttttttttttcaatttcagAATAAAGTTAAGCTCTTCCTTCTTATAGTATTTTACCTTTTTCGGTAATTGAgtaaaaattaaactcttttaaAATGAGAgtgttaataaaataaaaaataattttaattactatTAAATTAAGTTAACAAAACTCATAGTttcatacataaaaaaaattataaaactatTCATAAATTAATCCTTTTTTATGTACTTTACTAGTTTTTCAGTCCACTTACATAGTTATATTCATGtataaattaagaaaatttttaaatatatcgatatattttataattaaaattaacaattaaaaattactgAAATAAGAGTATCACactatttgaaaatttttctaTAGATTAATAGATAGATAGTTCCAAGTTCCAAGTTACAAAGTTACAAGGCATAGAACAGAACAGTTACCTAGGGAACTTGCTTGCTTACCACAAAACCCGTCTTTGTCTTGGGCTGCTTCTCTCTTGTCTCATATGCGTTTTCTAAACCCTTTTTCACTCACGTGCCTTCATTTTCACTTAAAAAGCTTCTGTCTTTGCTTCTGGGCTTCTCAGATTCTCACCTGATTTTCCATTTCGTAACTAGCTACCTCGACTTCCACAGTCACATTCACTCTTCATCTTCTCAAAGGTTTTTGCACtattttttcccttttattttaatttatttgctcttgctgttattattattattttgttcagCCTTTTCTTCTAGTTTTTGTTTCTGGGTGTTTGTGGAACTGGTATTGGCTTGTGAAATTTAAGTTCTTGTTGGCTGCAAATACTGGTATATGAAATGGTGTTTTGGAAAAGggttcctttttttttatggGGGGTGGATTTTAGGTGGTGTGTTTTTAGCTGAAATTCTAGAAGATTGTAGGTGGGATTGAAAAGGGTTTGCTTGGACCTTGGTGGATTTCATTGAAATTGGATTGTTGATTTTAATCTGTAGGTTTGATGAACAGCATTTATAGGATTTAAGGTGGAATGAGTTCATTGGTTTGATTCTGGTGGGTGGTTTCTTTGTGAAGCAATGGAAGGGAATTTGCCACAGGGTGGTACTGTTCAAGGTGGAGCTTCTTTTGGTGGTTTTGATTTGCCTGCTTCAATGCGGCTTCATCACCAATCACAGCATGCGCCGCATACCATGACCCAGCATCAAAATCATCCTTGCCACGGGTCTTCGGGGAAGTCCTCGAATTTTCCACTCACAATGGGAACCATGTGTGATcagactatgtcaatggctgaGTTTGGTAAGGGAGATAGAAACAAAAACTCATTAAGCGATGAAGAAGAGCCGAGTTTGACTGAAGATGGTGGTGAGGGTCATCATGAAGCCGGCAGAACGAAGAAGGGGTCGCCTTGGCAACGGATCAAGTGGACCGATAAGATGGTGAAGCTTATGATAACAGCTGTTTCATATATAGGCGAGGATTCGTCTTCTGATGGTGCCGGAAGAAGAAAATTCATGGTCCTTCAAAAAAAGGGCAAATGGAAGACTATTTCCAAGGCCATGGCTGAAAGAGGTTATCATGTTTCCCCTCAGCAATGTGAGGATAAATTCAATGATCTCAATAAACGCTATAAAAGGCTTAATGAAATGCTTGGCAGGGGTACTTCTTGTCAGGTTGTTGAAAATCCGGCGCTGTTGGATGTAATTGACTATCTTTCTGAGAAAGAAAAGGATGATGTTCGGAAAATACTAAACTCAAAACAGCTTTTTTATGAGGAGATGTGTTCTTaccataataataatagattGCATTTACCCCATGACATTGCATTGCAACGATCGCTGCAGCTAGCTCTCCGAAGTAGAGATGATCATGACGAAGATGATCAAGATATGGAAACTGATGATCATGATGAATTTGAAGAGAATCATGCTTCCCATGGGGATTGCAGAGGAATCCACGGGGCATTAGTCGGACCTATGAAGAAATTAAAACAAGGACAAGGACAAGGACAAGAAGATTCTTCTGCTTTTGGGAATTCTCTAAATTGTCAAGAATATAACAAAAGTTTGCACACTCATGGACAGATGGTCCAATCAGATGTAAATCAAGCTTTACCTGAAAACTTGAGAGCAGCATGGTTACAGAAGCAATGGGTTGAGTCTCGCGCAATTCAGTTAGAAGAACAGAAATTACAGATACAG
The genomic region above belongs to Arachis stenosperma cultivar V10309 chromosome 5, arast.V10309.gnm1.PFL2, whole genome shotgun sequence and contains:
- the LOC130979911 gene encoding uncharacterized protein LOC130979911; the encoded protein is MEGNLPQGGTVQGGASFGGFDLPASMRLHHQSQHAPHTMTQHQNHPCHGSSGKSSNFPLTMGTMCDQTMSMAEFGKGDRNKNSLSDEEEPSLTEDGGEGHHEAGRTKKGSPWQRIKWTDKMVKLMITAVSYIGEDSSSDGAGRRKFMVLQKKGKWKTISKAMAERGYHVSPQQCEDKFNDLNKRYKRLNEMLGRGTSCQVVENPALLDVIDYLSEKEKDDVRKILNSKQLFYEEMCSYHNNNRLHLPHDIALQRSLQLALRSRDDHDEDDQDMETDDHDEFEENHASHGDCRGIHGALVGPMKKLKQGQGQGQEDSSAFGNSLNCQEYNKSLHTHGQMVQSDVNQALPENLRAAWLQKQWVESRAIQLEEQKLQIQIEMLEVEKQRFKWQKFSKKKDRELEKLKLENERMKLENERLALELKRKELVSGLN
- the LOC130979318 gene encoding general transcription and DNA repair factor IIH helicase subunit XPD produces the protein MKFQIEDVTVYFPYDNIYPEQYAYMLELKRALDAKGHCLLEMPTGTGKTIALLSLITSYVLSKPHAPLKLLYCTRTVHEMEKTLAELKLLHDYQIRHLGPAAKILALGLSSRKNLCVNQRVLAAENRDSVDAGCRKLTASWVRALAAENTSVPTCEFFEQYERAGSAAVLPPGVYTLQDLRIFGKEKGWCPYFLARHMVQFANVVVYSYQYLLDPKVAGIISKEMQKESVVVFDEAHNIDNVCIEALSVSVRRQTIEGARRNLHRMSQEIDKFKATDAGRLRAEYNRLVEGLALRGDLPATDAWLANPALPDDILKEAVPGNIRRAEHFMQVLRRLVQYLEGRLETENVEKEGPVGFVTSILNHAGIDQKTLKFCYDRLHSLMMTLEITDTDEFLHIQTICDFATLVGTYARGFSIIIEPFDERMPHIPDPVLQLCCHDASLAIRPVFERFQSVVITSGTLSPIDLYPRLLNFNPVVSRSFTMSLTRDCICPMVLTRGSDQLPVSTKFDMRSDLGVVRNYGRLLLEMASVVPDGIVCFFVSYSYMDGIVNTWNETGILKEIMQHKLVFIETQDVVETTLALDNYRKACDCGRGAIFFSVARGKVAEGIDFDRHYGRLVIMFGVPFQYTLSKILLARLEYLRDTFQIKEGDFLTFDALRQAAQCVGRVIRSKADYGMMIFADKRYSRHDKRSKLPSWILSHLHDAHLNLSTDMALHTAREFLRKMAQPYDKTGGSTGRKTLLSQEDLEKTADGSFVESLF